DNA sequence from the Trichocoleus desertorum ATA4-8-CV12 genome:
CCTTTTTTAGTTGTTTAGACGGGGGTTAAATGGGTTGCTTAACTGTGAACTTCTAAGCCCTGAGTTACCTCTAAGCTACTGTTGGCTTGGCTAACCTGGCTAATAGGGGCAGTTGCTTCTGGAGGTTCCGGCGATCGCGGACGATGCCAGCGAATGCCTAGGAAGACATCATACATAAAGTGCCAAAAGTCTTTGGACTGCGATAAACCCAGTGATTGGTGGCAACCCTTAGCATCTAACAAAGGCTGAGTTGCATAGTAGGCAGGCTGATAGTTATACCAAGGAACAGCAGGCCATAAATGATGGATCAAATGGTAATTCTGACCCATAATCAGCAGGTTCAGAATCCGATTGGGATAAACTCTAGCGTTCTTCCAGCGATCGCGCTCCTGAAAAGGTCGGTGGGGCAAATAGTCAAAGAATAAGCCTAGAGCTAAGCCCACAACCGCTAGAGGCACAAACCAAAAATTAAAAATGTAACCCAGGAAGTCGTGCTGGCAGGCTGTGTAAATCAACGCGGCAACGGCTAAGCGACCGAGAAACCACTCCCACAGTTCGTACTTCCGCCATAGCTGACGGCGAAAAAAGAAAATTTCGTGGTACATGAAACGAGCGGCAATAAACCAGAGCGGCCCCCCGGTCGAAACAAAATGATCGGGGTCGTTGTCTGGATCATTCACATTGGCATGGTGCTGCATATGTACGCGTGTAAAGACTGGGAAAGAAAAACCCAGCATTAAAGCACTGCCATGCCCAATAGCGGCATTGATGATGCGATTGCGATGAGCCACATTGTGGGACGCATCATGAATCACAGTTCCCACCATATGTAGAGCAATGACAGTCATGGTAAAGCAGCACCAGTCAAGCCATTCCCAACACCAGTAACCCAGTATCGACAGGATTTCTATGGCTACCGCTGCCAGGAACATTAGCAGCGTCGGGTTAAATTGACCCGGAGGACCCATTAACTCCTTCGGCACTGTCAGGGGCTTCACTGCCTCCGACATCGTATCCATACTCCTTCTTTGTCATCCTCGCGTAGTATACGATACGAATGCTTAATAATAAAGTTTTGTGAAACTAGCTCATCTAATCAGAGCTTCGCTAACAGTAGCGTCAAGTAAATAATTTGAGCCAATTTTTAGAGCAACAAGAACAGTTTAACCTCAGACGTTCACGGACGTTGCTTGACAACCTCAGCTTTAAACACTTCAGCAGAAACCCAACTTCAATGAAGACTCGGTGAAATCATCCTCCTAGGTTGGCAGATCTTCCGATGTAAATGCTAGGTCTGAATGTGATCAGGGTTGTAGGAGTGCTTTGTCGCATTAGGGCTTTATTGCATCAGGGGTGGTGCTGTTGCGGTGATTAGTTGTCATTCACTCTGAAGGGGCTTTGATTATGGTGTTATTACAATCTCAAGGTGATGCTCAAGGTCGTTTCAAGCTAACGTTTCTCACTTTTAAGGCCACAAGTTTGGCTACAGGAACTGCGGTGCTCTTGGGTAGTGGTTTGCTCGCAGGTATGGCTAGTAGCGCGATCGCTGCCACACCTAGCAGTTCTGGATCAGCATCAGAGGATATTCAAGTACAAACAGAGCCTGAGAATTCAGAGTCTGCCCCCGCCACGAATCCAACTAGCGGCTCCCCTCAAACTGGCCTAGCAAATAGACCCCGCTTTACTTGTGAGATGCTCAATGGCCAGTACACGGTGGTTTATCACCCAGAGAGCCGTCCCAGCGAATCCTATCCTTGGGCGACACCCAGCCAACTAGGCGGTGGTTGGACTCCTCAAGCTCGTTGTCAAGAAATCAGTCGTCGCCTAGAGTTCTACCGTCCTGATGGCCTACAGGAAATGCGAACAGCGGTGGAAAATAACTACAACACAGTTTGTGTTACCACCGAGAAAAATTCAACTTGCCGCATCGTTCTGACAGTCCCGCCGAATCAAGACCCACTGACGACTCGCGATCGCGTCTTTCAAAACTTGACGATTGCTGACAGCGGCCAACAAACTCAAGCTGCTAATACGTTTGTAAGTAGCAGTCGTGTAGGCAATAGTCGTGTAGGCGGCAGTAGCCGAGGGGGTGACAAGTTGGACGAATTGGTTAACTTAGGTGTCTCGCTTCTAGGTGAGCGACAGGAGCGTTCTAGCAACATCAACTTACGACCCTTCCTCGATCCCGCTGATGGTGGAACAGGCAACAAGCTAGGTCAAGGTATGTCTACTCGCAACAGTCCTCGCCTCAATCCAGCTAATTTTCGTTAGGTAAAGATTAAAGTAGGGTGGGTTTTGCAGATTAGTTTTTTTAGCGCCCTGAACAACTAAGCCTACTAAACCTGATTAAATCCACCCTAGAGACTGAAGGCACCTAAAGATTCTGTCGCTTGCCCTTGCAGGTTTTTGCAAAAGGGACTAGCCAAACGTGGTAGTATCCCTGTTGCCGCCTTGCAAAGAGGCAACAGCATTTTCCTCAGCCGTTAATTCTTTGCTATCAACGCATGCGACTATTGATAGTTTAGAGTTATTTTCTTGTTGCACTTCACTTCAGGCTTTCATTTCACGCCTAGGCTGAAAAGTGCAGCAAGTCACCGCTAAGCCAGTATCCTGAGGACATCAGCGGTAGGGTCTCCTTCAGTCTATTTTTACCTTCTTGGAATCCATGCAACTGCGTAACTCTCCGCGTCGGACAAAGATCGTCGCAACGATTGGCCCCGCTACTAGTAGCCCAGAAGTTCTGCGCGCCCTGATTGAAGCGGGTGCAACTACTCTGCGTCTCAATTTTTCTCATGGAACGCATGAAGATCATCAACGCAGTATTCGTCTGATTCGGCAAATTTCTTTTGAGCTGAATCAACCTGTCGGAATTTTGCAAGATCTCCAAGGACCCAAAATTCGGTTAGGGCGGTTTGAAAACGGGCCTATTACGCTCAACCGTGGCGATCGCTTTATCCTGACGAGTCACGCTGTCCCTGGTACGCAAGAAATCAGTTCTGTGACGTACGAGCCG
Encoded proteins:
- a CDS encoding fatty acid desaturase; the encoded protein is MSEAVKPLTVPKELMGPPGQFNPTLLMFLAAVAIEILSILGYWCWEWLDWCCFTMTVIALHMVGTVIHDASHNVAHRNRIINAAIGHGSALMLGFSFPVFTRVHMQHHANVNDPDNDPDHFVSTGGPLWFIAARFMYHEIFFFRRQLWRKYELWEWFLGRLAVAALIYTACQHDFLGYIFNFWFVPLAVVGLALGLFFDYLPHRPFQERDRWKNARVYPNRILNLLIMGQNYHLIHHLWPAVPWYNYQPAYYATQPLLDAKGCHQSLGLSQSKDFWHFMYDVFLGIRWHRPRSPEPPEATAPISQVSQANSSLEVTQGLEVHS
- a CDS encoding COP23 domain-containing protein, translated to MASSAIAATPSSSGSASEDIQVQTEPENSESAPATNPTSGSPQTGLANRPRFTCEMLNGQYTVVYHPESRPSESYPWATPSQLGGGWTPQARCQEISRRLEFYRPDGLQEMRTAVENNYNTVCVTTEKNSTCRIVLTVPPNQDPLTTRDRVFQNLTIADSGQQTQAANTFVSSSRVGNSRVGGSSRGGDKLDELVNLGVSLLGERQERSSNINLRPFLDPADGGTGNKLGQGMSTRNSPRLNPANFR